CCAACCTGATGCTGCAGTGGTGCAACGACATCGACGGCGCACTGGCCGAGTTCCGCCGCGTACTGCGCCCGGGTGGCCTGCTGATGTTCACCACCTTCGGGCCCGATACCCTGCGCGAGCTGCGCGCGAGCTGGGCGGGCATCGACGGCCGTATCCACGTCAACCGCTTCATCGACATGCACGACCTCGGCGATGCACTGCTGCGCGTCGGCCTGAGCGAACCGGTGATGGACCGCGAGGACTTCACCCTGACCTATCCCGACGTCGCAGGATTGATGCGCGACCTCAAGGCGCTCGGCGCGCACAACAGCACCCTCGGGAGGCCGCGCGGCCTGACCGGGCGCGGGCGTCTCGCGCGGGTCATCGCCGCGTATGAACGCTTTCGCAGCCAGGGCCGCCTTCCCGCAACCTACGAGGTGGTCTACGGTCACTGCTGGTCGGGGCCGGAATCCGCACCGCACCACCCGCAACAAGGC
Above is a genomic segment from Gammaproteobacteria bacterium containing:
- the bioC gene encoding malonyl-ACP O-methyltransferase BioC; translation: MDNSGSPDSEGFHVDKAQVRAAFDRSAPDYDKVAVLQHEIGRRLLERLELIRLAPKVVLDIGAGTGRLSAALGQRYGAARVISFDLSPRMLRLARRRAGLLRRLRRRCGFVCADAERMPCADASADLVVSNLMLQWCNDIDGALAEFRRVLRPGGLLMFTTFGPDTLRELRASWAGIDGRIHVNRFIDMHDLGDALLRVGLSEPVMDREDFTLTYPDVAGLMRDLKALGAHNSTLGRPRGLTGRGRLARVIAAYERFRSQGRLPATYEVVYGHCWSGPESAPHHPQQGGKIVTVPLSQLVRKRPR